The DNA region GAGACTGGATTGCTTGTCCGCACCCTTGTCGCTCTTCACGCCGAGCGGCGCATCCATCTTCAGGACTTCATCGGCAACCGGCTGCTGCGGGATGACCTTCTGCGTCACCAGCAGCGGATGCGAAAAACTCTCCGGCGAGATCGTGCCCGGCGTGACGAACACGCGGGCGCCCATCCGCGTCCAGTTGTACATCTTGACCGCAAACGACATCGGCATGCGGATGCAGCCATGCGAGGCCGGGTAGCCGGGCAGCACGCCGGCGTGCATGGCGATGCCCGACCAGGTGATGCGCTGCATGTACGGCATCGGCGCGCCGCTGTAGATGTTGGACTGGTGGTATTTCTGCTTCTGGATGACGCTGAAGACACCCATCGGGGTCGAATGCCCCTTCATGCCCGTCGATACCGGGCTCTCGGCGTAGAGGCCGTTGGCGTCGTAGATGCTGACGCGCTGCTGGTCGATCGAGACCGAGATGATCAGGGGACCCTGCGGCTTGCGGCCAGCCTCCTTCTCGATCGCCGGATTCTTCTTGGCCGTACTGCGCTTCGGCTTCGGCCGGGGCTGCTGCGGCGGCATCGGCTCGACATCGCCGTAATAGCCGGAGTCACGGTTCCAGTAGAACAGCGCTGCATCGGCCTGCGAAGAGGCGGCCACGGTGCCGGCCGCTGTCAGAATTGCAAACTGCCAGAACCGCCCGTTCGCAGAATCAAAAATCGAAATCCGACGTCCGCTTGCGCGCATATTCCGAATCCCAGTCCAAACTATCTGTTGGTTGTCGCAGACGCCGAACGCGTTCACCAGCGCAAGCGATCTAACCCTTCCGTGAGGGGCGATTTTTCGACGAAAGAGTAGCAAAAAAGCCTCACAGGAGGTTAAAGCGCCCGGTTTGATCACCGAACTGTCAGCGCCTTCCCGTGCGGCGTTTGCGCACTACATAGGCGGGACCCACCCCGCGGAGACCTCAATGACATCGAGAAATGTGAGCTTGTGTGACGTGCGATTGTTGTCTCGATGGGGCTGCGCGGCACTGCTGATGTTGCTTGCTTTGGGGCAGACAGTTCCCGCGGCCGCGGCTGACGAGCCGGACCTGATCTTTCGCCGCTCGACGGTGTTCAAATGGGTGAGCCCTAACGACAAGCTTGCGACCTATGGCGTCGACGACCCCGAGGTCGAGGGCGTCGCCTGTCACTTCACGGTGCCGGAGAAGGGCGGCTTCAAGGGCTGGCTCGGCCTTGCCGAAGAAGTCTCCGATATCTCGCTGGCTTGCCGGCAGATCGGGCCGATCCGCTTCAAG from Bradyrhizobium sp. B124 includes:
- a CDS encoding CreA family protein, encoding MTSRNVSLCDVRLLSRWGCAALLMLLALGQTVPAAAADEPDLIFRRSTVFKWVSPNDKLATYGVDDPEVEGVACHFTVPEKGGFKGWLGLAEEVSDISLACRQIGPIRFKGKLGQGDDMFSKRRSLFFKKMQIVRGCDAKRNVLVYMVYSDKLIEGSPKNSTSSVPIMPWGAADSTAVQKCGEFIQ